The following coding sequences are from one Nymphalis io chromosome 17, ilAglIoxx1.1, whole genome shotgun sequence window:
- the LOC126775156 gene encoding translation elongation factor 2: MVNFTVDEIRGMMDKKRNIRNMSVIAHVDHGKSTLTDSLVSKAGIIAGARAGETRFTDTRKDEQDRCITIKSTAISMYFELEEKDLVFITNPDQREKSEKGFLINLIDSPGHVDFSSEVTAALRVTDGALVVVDCVSGVCVQTETVLRQAIAERIKPILFMNKMDRALLELQLESEELYQTFQRIVENVNVIIATYSDDSGPMGEVRVDPSKGSVGFGSGLHGWAFTLKQFAEMYADKFKIDLVKLMNRLWGENFFNANTKKWAKQRDNENKRSFCMYVLDPIYKVFSAIMNFRKEEIDSLLKKIGVTLKHEDSDKDGKALLKVVMRTWLPAGEALLQMIAIHLPSPVVAQKYRMEMLYEGPHDDEAAIGIKTCDPEAPLMMYVSKMVPTSDKGRFYAFGRVFSGKVVTGQKARIMGPNFQPGKREDLYEKTIQRTILMMGRYVEAIEDVPSGNICGLVGVDQFLVKTGTITTFKNAHNMKVMKFSVSPVVRVAVEPKNPADLPKLVEGLKRLAKSDPMVQCINEESGEHIVAGAGELHLEICLKDLEEDHACIPIKKSDPVVSYRETVSEESNQMCLSKSPNKHNRLFMKATPMPDGLPEDIDDGKVNPRDDFKTRARYLGEKYEYDVTEARKIWCFGPEGTGPNILVDCAKGVQYLNEIKDSVVAGFQWAAKEGVMAEENLRGVRFNIYDVTLHTDAIHRGGGQIIPTTRRCLYACLLTAAPRLMEPVYLCEIQCPEVAVGGIYGVLNRRRGHVFEESQVAGTPMFVVKAYLPVNESFGFTADLRSNTGGQAFPQCVFDHWQILPGDPCEPGSKPYVVVQETRKRKGLKEGLPDLTQYLDKL; encoded by the exons ATG GTGAATTTTACCGTAGACGAAATCAGAGGCATGATGGACAAGAAGCGGAATATCCGCAACATGTCCGTCATCGCCCACGTCGACCACGGCAAGTCCACACTGACGGACTCTCTCGTCTCCAAAGCCGGTATCATCGCCGGTGCGAGAGCCGGTGAGACGCGTTTCACAGACACCCGAAAAGACGAGCAAGACAGATGTATTACCATCAAATCCAC TGCCATTTCCATGTACTTCGAGTTGGAGGAGAAGGACTTGGTATTCATCACAAACCCTGACCAGCGTGAGAAGAGTGAAAAGGGTTTCTTGATCAACCTTATTGACTCACCTGGGCACGTTGACTTCTCCTCGGAAGTAACAGCTGCTCTCCGTGTCACAGATGGAGCTCTTGTTGTGGTGGATTGTGTATCGg GTGTATGTGTACAAACCGAGACGGTGCTGCGTCAAGCTATTGCTGAGCGCATCAAGCCAATTTTATTCATGAACAAGATGGACCGTGCTCTGCTTGAGCTACAATTAGAGTCTGAAGAACTTTACCAGACCTTCCAGCGTATTGTTGAAAACGTCAACGTCATCATTGCTACATACTCCGATGACAGTGGTCCCATGG GTGAGGTTCGCGTCGACCCCAGCAAGGGTTCCGTGGGTTTCGGTTCTGGTCTTCATGGATGGGCGTTCACCCTGAAACAGTTCGCCGAAATGTACGCTGACAAGTTCAAGATCGACCTTGTCAAGCTCATGAACAG gCTATGGGGAGAAAACTTCTTCAATGCTAACACCAAGAAGTGGGCGAAACAGAGGGACAATGAGAACAAGCGCTCTTTCTGCATGTATGTCCTGGACCCTATTTACAAGGTGTTCAGTGCTATCATGAACTTCCGCAAAGAGGAAATTGACAGTCTCCTTAAGAAGATCGGAGTCACCCTCAAGCACGAAGATTCTGATAAGGATGGCAAGGCCTTGCTGAAG GTGGTTATGCGTACTTGGTTGCCTGCTGGAGAAGCCTTGCTTCAGATGATTGCCATCCATCTCCCATCACCAGTAGTTGCCCAAAAGTACCGTATGGAAATGTTGTACGAAGGACCCCACGATGACGAAGCTGCTATTGGTATCAAG actTGTGACCCTGAAGCCCCACTCATGATGTACGTCAGCAAAATGGTGCCGACTTCTGACAAAGGACGTTTCTACGCTTTTGGTCGTGTCTTTTCCGGAAAGGTCGTCACGGGACAGAAGGCCCGCATCATGGGACCAAACTTCCAGCCTGGCAAAAGAGAG GATCTGTATGAGAAGACTATCCAGCGAACAATCCTCATGATGGGTCGTTATGTGGAGGCCATTGAGGATGTGCCCTCCGGTAACATCTGTGGTTTAGTTGGTGTTGACCAGTTCCTTGTTAAGACTGGTACCATCACCACTTTTAAGAATGCACACAACATGAAG GTCATGAAGTTCAGTGTGTCGCCCGTCGTACGTGTAGCTGTTGAGCCCAAGAACCCAGCTGACTTACCTAAGCTTGTGGAAGGTCTTAAGCGTCTCGCTAAGTCCGACCCTATGGTGCAGTGTATTAACGAAGAATCTGGCGAGCACATTGTTGCCGGCGCTGGAGAATTGCATCTTGAGATCTGTCTCAAG GATTTGGAAGAAGACCATGCATGCATTCCTATCAAGAAGTCTGACCCTGTTGTGTCTTACCGTGAAACAGTTAGTGAGGAATCCAACCAAATGTGTTTGTCGAAGTCTCCCAACAAGCACAATCGTCTTTTCATGAAAGCCACCCCCATGCCTGACGGTCTTCCTGAGGACATTGATGAC GGCAAAGTAAACCCACGTGATGACTTCAAGACCCGTGCACGTTATCTCGGCGAGAAGTACGAGTACGATGTAACTGAAGCCCGTAAGATCTGGTGCTTCGGTCCCGAGGGTACTGGCCCCAACATCCTGGTAGATTGCGCAAAGGGAGTACAGTACCTCAACGAAATCAAGGATTCCGTTGTCGCCGGTTTCCAATGGGCCGCCAAGGAAGGAGTAATGGCTGAGGAGAATTTGAGAGGAGTACGGTTTAACATCTATGATGTAACACTGCACACGGACGCTATCCACAG AGGTGGTGGTCAGATCATTCCAACGACGAGAAGATGTCTGTATGCGTGTCTGCTGACCGCGGCGCCCAGGCTTATGGAACCTGTCTACTTGTGTGAAATTCAG TGTCCTGAAGTAGCTGTGGGAGGTATCTACGGTGTACTCAACAGACGGCGTGGGCACGTATTCGAAGAGTCGCAAGTAGCCGGCACACCCATGTTTGTTGTGAAAGCTTACCTGCCTGTCAATGAATCCTTCGGCTTCACCGCTGACTTACGTTCCAATACCGGAGGCCAAGCTTTCCCTCAGTGCGTGTTCGACCACTGGCAGATCCTGCCAGGTGACCCATGCGAGCCGGGCTCCAAGCCCTACGTTGTAGTCCAG GAAACGAGAAAAAGGAAAGGACTCAAGGAAGGTCTCCCAGATCTAACTCAATACTTGGACAAATTGTAA